One Arvicanthis niloticus isolate mArvNil1 chromosome 13, mArvNil1.pat.X, whole genome shotgun sequence genomic window carries:
- the LOC117718479 gene encoding uncharacterized protein LOC117718479 isoform X1, with amino-acid sequence MFLKSPLGEKGLVCNGFDKNFSLSPSPLVGQEVSTEERPSPYYTSENFQHNRDLTGQEGLPTTESPFVCAECGEASRGNLDLAQHQGANSGEKSLMCSECGKSFSQNSILKKQWQPCLPVQAYQCGKGTKVFPGHTDFDGHQVHQHSEYYVCNECGKAFSQNSSLKNHQKSHMIEKSYECGECGKAFRRSSNLIQHQRTHSEEKPYVCSRCGKAFRRSSNLIKHHRVHTRDKPSKRSECGKAFSQSAHLRKHQRVHDGEKPHGCSECGKAFSRTSNLIKHQRVHTGEKPYPCSDCGKAFSQSSSLVQHRRIHTGEKPHVCSVCGKAFSYSSVLRKHRIVHTGEKPYRCSVCGKAFGHSSALIQHEGVHTGDKPYECHECGKAFSRSSNLILHHRVHTGEKPYECAECGKTFSQSSTLIQHQRIHNGLKPHECNQCGKAFSRSSNLIHHQKVHTGERPYTCVECGKGFTQSSHLIQHQIIHTGERPYQCSECGRAFSQRSVLIQHQRTHAGLKPYACAACGKAFSQHSKLAKHQLIHKE; translated from the coding sequence ATGTTTCTGAAGAGCCCCTTAGGGGAGAAAGGTCTGGTTTGTAATGGTTTTGACAAAAACTTCAGTTTGAGTCCAAGTCCATTAGTGGGTCAGGAAGTCTCTACAGAAGAGAGGCCAAGTCCATACTACACGTCAGAGAACTTTCAACACAATAGAGACCTAACAGGCCAGGAGGGGCTTCCTACAACTGAAAGCCCATTCGTATGTGCTGAGTGTGGGGAAGCATCCCGGGGAAACCTTGACCTTGCTCAGCATCAGGGAGCCAACTCTGGAGAGAAGTCTTTGATGTGTTCTGAATGTGGAAAGTCCTTTAGCCAAAACTCTATTCTTAAAAAACAGTGGCAACCCTGCCTACCTGTGCAAGCCTACCAGTGTGGCAAGGGTACAAAAGTCTTTCCGGGGCATACAGACTTTGACGGGCATCAGGTTCACCAGCACAGTGAGTATTATGTATGTAACGAATGTGGAAAAGCCTTCAGCCAGAACTCAAGCCTTAAAAATCACCAAAAGTCTCACATGATCGAGAAGTCTTACGAATGCGGTGAATGTGGCAAGGCTTTTAGGCGGAGCTCAAACCTCATCCAACATCAAAGAACCCATTCCGAAGAAAAACCGTATGTATGCAGCCGGTGTGGGAAAGCTTTCAGGAGGAGCTCAAACCTCATCAAACACCACAGGGTTCACACACGTGACAAGCCTTCCAAGCGCAGTgagtgtggcaaagcctttagCCAGAGTGCACACCTCAGGAAGCATCAGAGGGTTCACGATGGAGAGAAACCCCATGGGTGTAGTGAGTGTGGCAAGGCCTTCAGCCGCACCTCAAACCTCATTAAGCATCAGAGGGTTCACACCGGAGAGAAGCCGTATCCGTGCAGTGACTGTGGCAAAGCCTTTAGCCAGAGTTCTAGCCTCGTTCAGCATCGGAGAATTCACACCGGTGAGAAGCCTCATGTGTGCAGCgtgtgtgggaaagccttcagttACAGTTCCGTGCTCAGGAAGCACCGAATCGttcacacaggagagaagccgTACAGGTGCAGTGTCTGCGGGAAGGCCTTCGGCCACAGCTCAGCCCTCATCCAGCATGAGGGTGTGCACACTGGAGACAAGCCCTACGAGTGCCACGAGTGTGGGAAGGCCTTCAGTCGGAGCTCCAACCTCATCCTTCACCATCGAGTCCACACTGGGGAAAAGCCGTATGAATGTGCCGAGTGTGGGAAAACCTTCAGCCAGAGCTCAACCCTTATTCAGCACCAGAGGATTCATAACGGGttgaaacctcatgaatgtaaccAGTGTGGCAAAGCCTTCAGCCGAAGTTCAAATCTCATTCACCACCAGAAAGTGCACACTGGGGAGAGGCCCTACACGTGTGTTGAGTGTGGCAAGGGCTTCACCCAGAGCTCACACCTCATTCAACACCAAATAATCCACACAGGTGAGAGGCCCTATCAGTGCAGTGAGTGTGGCCGAGCCTTCAGCCAGCGATCCGTCCTTATCCAGCACCAAAGGACTCACGCTGGACTGAAGCCCTACGCCTGCGCTGCTTGTGGGAAGGCTTTCAGCCAGCACTCCAAGTTGGCTAAACACCAGTTGATTCATAAGGAGTAG